Proteins from a genomic interval of Hornefia porci:
- a CDS encoding DEAD/DEAH box helicase family protein, whose amino-acid sequence MPIRADQLKEKEDYQRLIIDQLQDNNHFRERPNTAYKPGLAMDTEVLLEFLEDTQSDTMDLLRRMYKNRTEETIINYINSEINKDSRGLIDVIKHGVEFDNGATLKLMYRKPDSTINTEAVENYKKNIFSVMQEVYHKDDERIDLVLFLNGLAIFAVELKCNTSGQSVDDAIRQYKEERDASTRLFKTRVGVFAAFAMDLNEVYFTTELKGADTFFNPFNIGENFGKGNPHNENGINVSYMWEKIWTKDNILFLIERFIYIKKKERRNPDTGKIKKAKELIFPRFHQLRAVERVMNDVIINHTSCNYLIEHSAGSGKTETISWLAHILATVHDDANQNVFDSVLVITDRIVVDRQLQEAILGIEHKSGQVKVMDDKCDSEDLASALGGNTKIIVTTIHKFYYILNNNLLGNLKDKKFAVLIDEAHSSTEGVYMQSVTSVLTNEESDGDGDDKTEEDKMLEEIQKSGKQSNVSMIAFTATPKPDTIQLFGTLNAIGKKNPLICTP is encoded by the coding sequence CGAGGACACGCAGTCGGATACGATGGATCTGCTCCGCCGGATGTATAAGAATCGCACGGAAGAGACGATCATCAATTACATCAATTCCGAAATCAACAAGGACAGCCGTGGCCTGATCGACGTCATCAAGCACGGCGTGGAGTTCGACAATGGCGCAACTCTTAAGCTGATGTACCGCAAGCCGGACAGCACGATCAATACGGAAGCCGTCGAGAACTATAAGAAGAACATCTTCTCAGTCATGCAGGAAGTCTACCACAAGGACGACGAGCGCATTGATCTGGTTCTGTTTTTGAATGGGCTCGCCATTTTTGCCGTTGAGCTGAAGTGCAATACTTCCGGGCAGTCAGTCGACGATGCGATCCGGCAGTATAAGGAAGAGCGTGATGCCTCAACCAGACTGTTCAAGACGCGCGTCGGAGTGTTCGCTGCGTTTGCGATGGATCTGAATGAGGTATACTTCACTACCGAGCTTAAAGGAGCAGACACATTTTTCAATCCATTCAACATCGGCGAGAATTTCGGTAAGGGAAATCCGCATAACGAAAATGGCATCAATGTCTCCTATATGTGGGAGAAAATCTGGACGAAAGATAATATCCTGTTCCTGATCGAGCGCTTCATTTACATTAAGAAGAAAGAGCGCAGGAATCCGGACACCGGAAAAATCAAGAAGGCCAAGGAACTCATCTTCCCTCGCTTCCACCAGCTCAGAGCCGTGGAGCGCGTGATGAATGATGTGATTATCAACCATACGTCCTGCAACTATCTGATCGAGCATTCCGCAGGCAGCGGCAAGACGGAAACTATCTCATGGCTGGCACATATTCTTGCGACGGTTCACGATGATGCGAATCAGAATGTTTTTGACTCTGTGCTTGTCATTACAGATCGTATCGTGGTTGACCGCCAGCTGCAGGAGGCTATCCTCGGAATCGAGCACAAAAGCGGTCAGGTAAAAGTTATGGACGACAAGTGTGACTCCGAGGATCTGGCGAGCGCGCTGGGCGGTAATACGAAGATTATCGTAACCACGATCCACAAATTTTACTATATCCTGAACAACAACCTTCTGGGCAATCTGAAAGACAAGAAATTTGCTGTCCTGATCGATGAGGCACATTCTTCCACGGAAGGTGTCTACATGCAGTCTGTCACAAGCGTTTTGACGAATGAAGAAAGCGATGGCGACGGTGATGACAAGACTGAAGAAGATAAAATGCTCGAAGAAATCCAGAAAAGCGGTAAGCAGAGCAACGTTTCTATGATTGCATTCACCGCTACGCCGAAGCCCGACACGATTCAGCTGTTTGGAACGCTGAACGCAATCGGAAAAAAGAATCCTTTGATTTGTACTCCATGA